A stretch of the Desulforamulus ferrireducens genome encodes the following:
- a CDS encoding phosphoglucomutase/phosphomannomutase family protein — MSHKISFGTDGWRGIIAKDFTFDNVRLVARAVAAYINELGLGKRGLVVGRDNRFLAEEFAEAVAEELTGQGIPVFLCCGATPTPVTAYAIKLYQAAGAVMLTASHNPPPYNGFKFIPEYAGPALPHITKKIEENIAKLQAGEPCDFYQLEPAEGRYGRLVEQPKKESCTEHHPFGAYIEHISSIINLEEIGKVGLKVVIDPMYGAGIGYLEHILGEAGVQIEVFHNTRDPLFGGTLPEPTGQSLEELRQRVKSGGAQLGLALDGDADRFGIIDSNGEYITPNQFLPLLYYHLLTVKGWRGPVARTVATTHLLDRMAAKYGQQVFESAVGFKYIGQNMLEKGCILGGEESGGLSIKGHIPEKDGILAGLLAAEMVAHHGKSLSQLLQQVYAEFGQLYSERLDIHTTPEQKEAILKQLKDFAPSKLAGQPVRDKITMDGTKLILADGAWVLIRPSGTEPLFRIYVEANSREQKAELQQEIKEILQLN; from the coding sequence TTGAGTCATAAAATTTCCTTTGGTACAGATGGTTGGCGGGGTATTATAGCCAAAGATTTTACCTTTGATAACGTACGCTTGGTGGCTCGGGCTGTGGCAGCCTATATTAATGAATTGGGCCTTGGCAAGCGGGGCTTGGTGGTGGGCCGGGACAACCGTTTTTTGGCCGAGGAGTTTGCCGAGGCGGTGGCGGAGGAACTAACAGGGCAGGGTATACCGGTTTTTTTATGCTGTGGCGCCACTCCTACGCCGGTAACAGCCTATGCCATTAAGCTGTACCAGGCGGCCGGGGCAGTGATGCTTACCGCCAGTCATAATCCGCCCCCCTATAATGGTTTTAAATTTATACCGGAGTATGCCGGTCCGGCTTTACCCCATATCACCAAAAAAATAGAGGAAAATATTGCTAAATTGCAGGCCGGAGAGCCCTGTGATTTTTATCAATTGGAACCGGCCGAGGGACGCTACGGTCGTTTAGTGGAGCAACCTAAAAAAGAGTCTTGCACAGAACACCATCCCTTTGGGGCGTATATAGAGCATATTTCCTCCATTATTAATTTGGAAGAAATTGGTAAGGTTGGCCTCAAGGTGGTTATTGATCCCATGTATGGGGCAGGCATTGGTTATCTGGAGCACATCCTGGGAGAGGCCGGTGTGCAGATAGAGGTATTTCATAACACCCGGGACCCGCTGTTTGGTGGGACTTTGCCCGAACCCACAGGACAATCTTTGGAGGAACTGCGGCAAAGGGTTAAGTCCGGCGGCGCCCAGTTAGGTTTGGCTCTGGATGGAGATGCGGATCGCTTTGGTATTATTGACTCCAACGGGGAGTATATTACCCCCAATCAGTTTTTGCCCCTGTTGTACTATCACTTGCTAACAGTTAAAGGTTGGCGGGGGCCGGTGGCCAGAACCGTAGCCACCACCCATTTGCTGGATCGCATGGCGGCCAAGTATGGCCAACAGGTCTTTGAGTCGGCGGTGGGTTTTAAATACATCGGCCAAAATATGCTGGAAAAGGGCTGCATTCTGGGGGGCGAGGAGAGCGGTGGTTTGTCCATTAAAGGACACATCCCTGAAAAGGATGGTATACTGGCCGGCCTTCTGGCGGCGGAAATGGTAGCCCATCATGGTAAGAGCCTCAGCCAGTTGTTGCAGCAGGTCTATGCGGAGTTCGGTCAGCTTTACAGCGAACGCTTGGATATCCACACCACCCCGGAGCAAAAGGAAGCTATTCTTAAGCAATTAAAGGATTTTGCTCCCTCTAAGCTGGCAGGGCAGCCGGTGAGAGATAAAATTACCATGGACGGTACTAAACTGATTTTAGCTGACGGAGCCTGGGTTCTAATTCGTCCCTCCGGCACTGAACCGCTATTCCGCATCTATGTGGAAGCCAACAGCCGGGAGCAGAAAGCTGAACTGCAGCAGGAGATCAAAGAAATTTTGCAATTAAATTAA
- a CDS encoding YlmC/YmxH family sporulation protein, whose product MIKATELELKDIVNINDGAKLGPVKDLHIDIETGRVVALVLQAPRRYFGLVRQGKDLVIPWEAVKKFGQDTVLVDLQT is encoded by the coding sequence ATGATCAAGGCAACTGAATTAGAACTAAAGGACATTGTCAATATAAATGACGGTGCCAAACTGGGGCCGGTGAAGGATTTGCATATCGATATAGAAACCGGCAGAGTGGTGGCCCTGGTACTGCAGGCACCCCGCCGTTATTTTGGTCTGGTGCGCCAAGGGAAGGATCTGGTTATTCCCTGGGAAGCGGTGAAAAAATTCGGTCAGGACACCGTGTTGGTGGACCTGCAGACGTAA
- a CDS encoding DUF1659 domain-containing protein has protein sequence MAVVKQPNTCSLKLRYQKGVNGNGDPVYVNRTYSKVKTTANDQELYEVAMSISSLQTTPVQGIYRVDDSQLINQ, from the coding sequence ATGGCAGTTGTAAAACAACCCAATACCTGCAGCTTGAAGCTGCGCTATCAAAAGGGTGTCAACGGTAACGGCGACCCGGTTTATGTTAACCGCACCTACTCCAAGGTGAAAACCACCGCCAACGACCAGGAACTGTATGAAGTGGCCATGTCTATCAGTAGCCTGCAAACCACCCCTGTACAAGGCATCTACCGGGTAGACGACAGCCAGTTAATCAACCAGTAA
- the metK gene encoding methionine adenosyltransferase, whose amino-acid sequence MSRKLFTSESVTEGHPDKVADQISDAILDAILAKDPMARVACETFVTTGMAIVGGEISCQCYVDIPKVTRETILQIGYDRAKYGFDGSTCAVLTAIDEQSPDIAMGVDKALEAKTGEMTEDEIEAIGAGDQGMMFGYATDETSELMPLPISLAHKLAQRLAEVRKTGLVDYLRPDGKTQVTVEYDGDKPARIDTVVISTQHHPEVELAVIREDMIEKVARVILPAELVDNKTRFFINPTGRFVIGGPHGDAGLTGRKIIVDTYGGRARHGGGAFSGKDPTKVDRSAAYAARYVAKNVVAAGLARRCEVQLAYAIGVARPVSIRVQTFGTGVVSDEIIIELINRHFDLRPAGIIKSLDLRRPIYKQTAAYGHFGRPDLDLPWERLDKAAILRSEAGLK is encoded by the coding sequence TTGAGTAGAAAACTGTTTACTTCTGAGTCCGTTACCGAAGGTCATCCCGATAAAGTGGCGGATCAAATTTCCGATGCCATATTAGATGCTATTTTAGCCAAGGATCCCATGGCTCGCGTGGCTTGCGAAACCTTTGTTACCACTGGTATGGCTATAGTGGGTGGCGAGATTTCCTGCCAATGTTATGTAGATATTCCCAAGGTAACCAGAGAAACCATTTTGCAAATTGGTTACGATCGGGCCAAATACGGCTTTGACGGCAGCACCTGTGCGGTACTCACTGCCATTGACGAACAGTCCCCGGATATTGCTATGGGTGTGGACAAGGCATTAGAAGCCAAAACCGGTGAAATGACCGAGGATGAGATTGAAGCCATCGGCGCCGGCGACCAGGGTATGATGTTTGGCTATGCCACCGATGAAACCTCTGAATTAATGCCACTGCCCATCTCCTTAGCGCATAAACTGGCCCAACGGTTGGCCGAAGTGCGCAAAACCGGTCTGGTGGATTACCTGCGCCCGGACGGCAAGACTCAAGTAACCGTAGAATATGATGGCGATAAGCCCGCTCGTATCGATACTGTGGTTATTTCCACCCAGCACCACCCGGAAGTGGAACTGGCTGTGATCCGTGAGGATATGATTGAAAAGGTAGCCCGCGTCATTCTGCCTGCGGAACTGGTGGATAACAAGACCCGCTTTTTCATCAACCCCACCGGTCGCTTTGTTATCGGTGGCCCCCACGGGGATGCCGGTTTAACCGGACGGAAGATTATTGTAGACACCTATGGTGGTCGTGCCCGCCACGGTGGTGGTGCCTTCTCCGGAAAAGACCCCACCAAGGTAGACCGTTCTGCAGCTTATGCTGCCCGCTACGTAGCCAAAAACGTAGTGGCTGCGGGTTTAGCCAGAAGATGCGAAGTTCAACTGGCCTACGCTATCGGTGTAGCCCGCCCGGTATCCATTCGTGTCCAAACCTTTGGTACCGGTGTGGTTAGTGATGAGATAATTATCGAACTCATCAACCGTCATTTCGATCTGCGTCCGGCCGGTATCATCAAGTCCCTGGATTTGCGCCGCCCCATCTACAAACAAACCGCCGCCTACGGCCACTTCGGTCGCCCGGACTTAGATTTGCCCTGGGAGCGGCTGGATAAAGCAGCAATACTGCGCTCAGAGGCGGGACTGAAATAA
- a CDS encoding glycosyltransferase, with amino-acid sequence MWETVGYLIMLILACYGVYYVAQDVLKLVRYIPGPPVSMLVVLRNRELDVEYLMRRLQAWSGHQWAELDIVVVDDGSEDDTPRILAALQTKCNFRLITLDRQGQASEQQGDRALQSGLLHCHNALVWLVDLRKLPPSLLAEKVFRVFFSQGWR; translated from the coding sequence ATGTGGGAAACTGTGGGATATTTAATCATGCTGATCTTGGCTTGTTACGGGGTGTATTATGTGGCGCAGGATGTGCTGAAATTAGTTCGCTATATTCCTGGGCCGCCGGTGAGTATGTTGGTGGTCTTGCGGAACCGGGAACTGGATGTGGAGTATCTCATGCGTCGGCTGCAAGCCTGGTCCGGTCACCAGTGGGCAGAGTTGGATATTGTGGTGGTGGATGATGGCTCAGAGGACGATACACCGAGGATTCTTGCTGCCCTGCAGACAAAATGTAATTTCCGCCTTATTACCCTGGATCGCCAAGGGCAGGCCAGTGAACAACAAGGAGATCGGGCTTTGCAAAGCGGCTTGCTTCATTGCCATAATGCCCTGGTCTGGCTGGTGGACTTACGCAAACTCCCTCCAAGCCTCTTAGCGGAAAAGGTTTTTCGTGTATTTTTCTCCCAGGGCTGGAGGTGA
- a CDS encoding S8 family serine peptidase: MFDIKRKRHIPLLYAFVFLLIIVMLPWPALAAAVEATYHLENNLAAGIMGVPALWALSQGSNGIGLTGKGQVVAVADSGLDGGNLDTLNPDIKERLVGVKDFSGDGWADPNGHGTHISGSIVGTGANSRGAIKGIAPDAGLYFQATYNENDKSLHIPSVYALLQDAYNAPGSPRIHVNSWGASFSDGIYDWDTYSLDKFVWEHPDMVVLKSAGNGYKTAKPFVSSPGAAKNAITVGSTEGIRGVDSGSDNPDQVAGFSSRGTFDGRIKPEVLAPGTWILSTRKTTASEEDSYLGMYNQNYSYMSGTSMSTALTAGTLALLRQYLVEQGYSPSAAALKAMLIFGTRTLAGVSSMDQGFGRVDAEKTLLALEKGDLQYIDAKGINTGEKVTYTFTSNGKPFKAVLAYTDYPKTPGLGKDLINDLDLKISGPDGQEIYWGNGYIDGDHLNNVESIILQNPQKGATYTIEVSGYQVVHGPQPFALVYGHLPQHGTVAQVKDQELVFTSGDIVKLEGNTSLRVVGESGETKSKLTDIPAGAEVYLTFDLDGRVKHIDALYTTVVSKLQSKEGGNVVVLLDGTRWTLAEGATIHVGGNQLNWWQLPLESELKMIVNPITGRVWRIDVQALPSQTPFEPSAITDEAVKRAITESRTSGKVVLSVGSRDGEQDKPVTLAFSVDMAEELYRNNKPVEFKLPGLTVEVPAAEFNKLQNLKSGAQLKLQVRWQSVGEQALPASDPLMYLRPVGKVVDLRASIVWLDGSQLIINQIENPVKITITSPLGAAAGLNIHRIGTYRLNEMTRQWEYQNSDYNPDTGKSSFTTKRFGKMAVLEASRTFSDIAGHWAKTDIEIMAARHIVRGITTETFGPQETVTRGQFTVMLIRTLGLVEDARANSFTDIPADYWCAGAVGTAAKMGLVSGYGDGSFGPNEPITREQMAAMLVRALRFNSSKAFPEVELPTINYKDKTNIAPWAKSSVSLISQVGIMKGRGPDTFEPKELTTRAEAAAVMVRLLNYKMNN, encoded by the coding sequence TTGTTTGACATAAAAAGAAAAAGACATATTCCTCTCCTATATGCCTTTGTATTTTTGCTGATTATTGTCATGCTGCCCTGGCCGGCCCTGGCTGCGGCAGTGGAGGCAACCTATCACCTGGAAAATAATTTGGCAGCTGGCATTATGGGAGTGCCTGCCCTGTGGGCCTTGTCTCAGGGGAGTAACGGCATAGGTCTTACCGGTAAGGGACAGGTTGTTGCCGTTGCCGATTCCGGTCTGGACGGTGGGAACTTAGACACATTAAATCCCGATATTAAAGAGCGCTTGGTTGGCGTGAAAGATTTCAGTGGTGATGGCTGGGCCGACCCCAATGGTCACGGTACCCACATTTCCGGTAGCATTGTTGGCACAGGAGCAAATTCCCGAGGAGCTATTAAGGGGATTGCCCCGGATGCCGGGTTGTATTTCCAAGCCACTTACAATGAAAATGACAAAAGCTTGCACATACCCTCGGTTTATGCCCTGCTGCAGGATGCCTATAATGCCCCGGGCAGCCCACGGATTCATGTGAACAGTTGGGGGGCCAGCTTTAGTGACGGTATCTACGATTGGGATACCTATAGTTTAGATAAGTTTGTCTGGGAACACCCAGACATGGTGGTGCTGAAATCGGCGGGCAATGGCTATAAAACAGCGAAACCCTTTGTCAGTTCCCCCGGCGCAGCTAAAAATGCCATCACTGTGGGTTCCACAGAGGGCATTCGCGGGGTAGACAGCGGTTCGGATAATCCCGATCAGGTGGCTGGCTTCAGCAGCCGGGGTACCTTTGATGGCAGGATAAAACCTGAGGTATTGGCACCGGGAACGTGGATTCTTTCCACCCGTAAAACAACAGCCAGCGAGGAAGACAGCTATCTGGGTATGTATAACCAAAACTACAGTTATATGAGCGGTACCAGTATGTCCACCGCTCTCACTGCCGGCACCTTGGCTCTCCTGCGTCAGTATTTGGTAGAGCAGGGGTACTCCCCCAGTGCCGCGGCTTTAAAGGCCATGCTTATCTTCGGTACCCGTACTTTGGCGGGAGTTTCCTCAATGGATCAGGGCTTTGGCCGGGTAGACGCGGAGAAAACCCTGCTGGCTTTGGAAAAGGGCGATTTACAATATATAGATGCCAAGGGTATAAACACTGGGGAAAAGGTGACCTACACCTTCACCAGTAATGGTAAACCTTTTAAAGCAGTGTTGGCTTATACCGATTATCCTAAAACCCCGGGCCTTGGTAAGGATTTGATCAATGACTTGGATCTGAAGATTAGCGGCCCGGACGGACAAGAAATTTATTGGGGCAACGGATATATTGACGGGGATCACTTAAACAACGTTGAGTCAATTATTTTGCAGAACCCCCAAAAGGGAGCCACCTACACCATTGAAGTCAGTGGCTACCAGGTGGTCCATGGCCCCCAACCCTTTGCCTTGGTCTATGGTCACTTGCCCCAGCATGGCACCGTTGCCCAGGTGAAGGATCAAGAACTTGTTTTTACCAGTGGCGACATCGTTAAACTGGAGGGTAACACCTCGCTGCGAGTGGTTGGCGAGTCCGGTGAGACGAAAAGCAAGCTGACTGATATACCAGCAGGCGCGGAGGTTTATCTTACCTTTGATCTGGATGGCCGTGTCAAACATATTGATGCGCTTTATACCACTGTCGTTAGTAAGCTGCAGTCCAAGGAAGGCGGCAATGTGGTTGTCCTGTTGGATGGTACCCGCTGGACCTTGGCTGAAGGGGCTACTATCCATGTGGGTGGAAACCAGCTTAACTGGTGGCAATTGCCCCTGGAGTCAGAACTGAAAATGATTGTCAACCCTATAACCGGCAGAGTTTGGCGGATTGATGTACAGGCCTTACCCAGTCAGACACCCTTTGAACCTTCGGCGATTACCGATGAGGCTGTCAAACGGGCCATTACGGAATCCCGCACCAGCGGCAAGGTTGTGCTCAGTGTCGGTAGCCGGGATGGAGAGCAGGACAAGCCTGTTACCCTGGCCTTTTCGGTGGACATGGCTGAGGAGCTCTATCGTAATAACAAACCGGTGGAATTTAAATTGCCAGGCTTAACCGTGGAGGTTCCTGCCGCGGAGTTTAACAAATTGCAAAACCTTAAAAGCGGTGCCCAACTTAAGCTGCAGGTGCGTTGGCAAAGCGTGGGGGAACAAGCATTACCTGCCAGCGATCCGCTTATGTATCTAAGGCCTGTGGGCAAAGTAGTGGACTTAAGAGCCTCCATTGTTTGGTTAGATGGCAGCCAGTTAATTATTAACCAGATTGAAAACCCGGTTAAAATAACAATCACTTCCCCTTTGGGAGCCGCTGCCGGTCTTAATATTCACCGGATCGGAACTTACCGATTAAATGAAATGACTCGCCAGTGGGAATATCAAAATAGTGATTACAACCCCGATACCGGGAAGTCCAGCTTTACCACCAAGCGTTTTGGTAAAATGGCGGTTCTGGAGGCCAGTCGTACCTTTAGTGATATTGCCGGACACTGGGCTAAGACCGACATTGAGATTATGGCTGCCCGCCACATAGTGCGGGGAATTACCACGGAAACCTTTGGTCCCCAGGAAACCGTGACCAGAGGACAATTTACCGTGATGCTCATCCGTACCCTGGGACTCGTTGAAGATGCCCGGGCCAACAGCTTTACGGATATCCCCGCCGATTACTGGTGTGCTGGAGCGGTGGGGACAGCGGCCAAGATGGGGCTGGTTTCCGGCTATGGCGATGGCAGCTTTGGCCCTAACGAGCCCATCACCAGGGAACAAATGGCGGCCATGCTGGTAAGAGCCCTCCGTTTCAACAGCTCAAAGGCCTTCCCCGAGGTGGAATTACCCACGATAAACTATAAAGACAAGACAAATATTGCTCCCTGGGCTAAGAGTTCAGTGTCTCTTATTAGCCAGGTGGGTATCATGAAGGGTAGAGGCCCGGACACCTTCGAGCCTAAAGAACTCACCACCCGGGCCGAGGCCGCCGCAGTTATGGTGCGGTTATTAAACTACAAAATGAATAACTAA
- the murJ gene encoding murein biosynthesis integral membrane protein MurJ: MSTGTMIARATLVVAVINLLSRILGFVREQVIAYMFGATATTDAYVVAFNIPNAVFAIVIGALATVVVPVFSEYAAKGQRDEAWRLFNTVITLVIVIFSLVTVGGFFAAPWLVKLTAPGLSTDVAALATRLTIIMLPILVFYGLSTVFQGLLNANQVFAIPALSVSVTNITIIVSALTLGSLYGIDGLAAGTVVGFVLAALMQIPKLRQVGFRFRFTLDWRHPGVKKVLYLVGPVAIGTSLNQIYLIIDRILASGLAEGSISALNYANRIILMPITFFVLAVGTAFYPTITTLATQGKQQELADTVLRAIRMVILFALPAGIGLMVLATPIIKLLFERGQFTPLATEMTALALMFYSIGLVGQAANIILTRAFYAQQDTRTPVRLMAVTVAVNLAFSLLLIGPLKHGGLALANSIAALINTAMLTYFLNKKIPGMWNAKAVKFLLQTGLATALMAAAAWGVNAAVSGLLAPLGTLGLAIQVGAAIGAGVLVLVIAIFALKMEEAALVTLYTGKLIKRLRPSRD, translated from the coding sequence TTGTCCACCGGAACAATGATTGCCCGTGCCACCTTAGTGGTGGCGGTTATCAACCTGCTTTCCCGCATTCTTGGTTTTGTGCGGGAGCAAGTTATTGCCTATATGTTTGGTGCCACCGCCACCACCGACGCCTACGTGGTAGCCTTTAACATCCCCAACGCGGTCTTTGCCATTGTCATTGGTGCCCTGGCCACCGTGGTGGTACCGGTCTTTAGTGAATATGCCGCCAAAGGCCAAAGGGATGAGGCCTGGCGATTGTTTAACACCGTTATTACCTTAGTCATCGTGATATTTTCCCTGGTGACAGTGGGGGGGTTCTTTGCCGCCCCTTGGCTGGTAAAACTTACTGCCCCTGGATTAAGTACTGACGTGGCCGCCTTAGCCACCCGTCTGACCATAATTATGCTACCTATCCTGGTTTTTTATGGTTTATCCACCGTCTTCCAAGGTCTGCTCAATGCTAACCAGGTTTTTGCCATCCCTGCTCTCAGTGTCAGTGTCACCAATATTACCATCATTGTATCGGCCCTAACCCTGGGGAGTTTGTACGGCATCGATGGTTTGGCGGCGGGAACTGTGGTGGGTTTTGTCCTGGCCGCTTTAATGCAAATTCCCAAACTGCGTCAGGTGGGCTTTCGCTTTAGATTTACCCTGGATTGGAGACACCCCGGGGTAAAAAAGGTGCTTTATCTGGTGGGACCGGTGGCCATTGGTACCTCCCTCAACCAGATTTACCTAATTATTGACCGTATTTTGGCCTCAGGCCTGGCGGAGGGCAGCATTTCTGCATTGAACTATGCCAACCGCATTATTCTTATGCCCATTACCTTTTTTGTGCTGGCCGTTGGCACCGCCTTTTATCCCACCATCACCACCCTGGCCACCCAGGGCAAACAACAGGAACTGGCGGATACAGTGCTGCGGGCCATCCGGATGGTGATTTTGTTTGCTTTGCCCGCTGGTATCGGCTTAATGGTATTAGCCACTCCCATCATTAAACTGCTTTTTGAACGCGGCCAGTTTACCCCCTTGGCCACAGAAATGACCGCCCTGGCCCTGATGTTTTACTCCATAGGTCTGGTGGGACAGGCTGCTAATATTATTCTCACCCGGGCATTTTACGCCCAGCAGGATACACGAACGCCGGTTAGATTAATGGCTGTGACGGTGGCGGTAAATCTGGCCTTCAGCCTGCTGCTAATTGGTCCCTTAAAGCATGGCGGTTTGGCCCTGGCCAATTCCATCGCCGCCTTGATTAACACAGCTATGCTCACCTATTTCTTAAATAAAAAGATACCCGGCATGTGGAATGCCAAGGCCGTCAAGTTTCTGCTGCAAACCGGCCTGGCCACCGCCTTAATGGCTGCGGCTGCCTGGGGCGTTAATGCCGCTGTGTCTGGCTTACTGGCTCCCCTGGGTACCCTGGGGCTGGCCATACAGGTAGGGGCGGCCATCGGTGCCGGTGTGCTGGTACTGGTTATAGCCATCTTTGCCCTGAAAATGGAGGAAGCTGCCCTGGTTACCCTCTATACCGGCAAACTTATAAAAAGACTGCGTCCCTCCCGGGATTAA
- a CDS encoding DUF2922 domain-containing protein, with protein sequence MSKTLELIFVNAAGSKVTLRVTEPREDLQAAEVKTVMEEIIAKDIFTSTGGSLVGVAGARVVSREVAELELI encoded by the coding sequence ATGAGTAAGACACTGGAATTAATATTTGTCAACGCCGCAGGGAGTAAAGTAACCCTCCGGGTGACAGAACCCAGAGAGGATCTGCAGGCAGCGGAGGTAAAGACCGTGATGGAGGAGATTATTGCCAAGGATATCTTTACCAGCACCGGCGGTAGTCTGGTAGGTGTGGCCGGTGCCAGAGTGGTCAGCCGCGAAGTTGCAGAACTGGAACTGATCTAA
- a CDS encoding GGDEF domain-containing protein, producing MEISRRNGLGLLYTWTIIILGFGCLWQIFPALDLDQSGTMAVLVLLGVLAEWLAVPVAQGYLSGGYVIVMASQLICGGVTTAYVAALISLIGLGIANRGNPLRTTLFISAQHVLAATGAATFFELTTGTVLPLVVYTLAYFLINHLLVYFYLLPKRSDYPDLLGWEALGWDGLTYLITAPYGALLAMVYLKLGVGWALILFLPVPVVQLILRRYVQLAASNRQLTALFQVSKGLRLSVEPATFFNQILQESRRVVDYHSAVIFFWSESRQLFLPGAAQGPQKEELSNLLLSASEGVVGQAVATKEPVLLEDVRNLLPEAAAPFQQFRSVAVIPLLAQGEVNGLLVLGGMKPYAFDDKAVLLLSIIGGQAGTVIARDLLAEKIQHLAATDRLTDFLTHRLFYRQVVKHLIQANGGENPVSLLLIDIDNLRGLNSRHSHGAGDGVIQMVAGVLRDITKPTDILGRYGGGELAVLAPGLDSTEALRLAEQIRIEVRDRRLVPEEAQHQVTVTVSVGVATFPQDTGDPDQLFLGAEKAVARAKELGRDRTIAYSQLIKQMRAKLGKNIG from the coding sequence GTGGAAATCTCAAGACGAAACGGTCTTGGTTTATTATATACCTGGACAATCATTATCCTGGGTTTTGGTTGTTTATGGCAGATTTTCCCTGCTTTGGATTTGGATCAAAGCGGCACTATGGCCGTTCTGGTTCTACTGGGGGTGTTAGCGGAATGGTTGGCGGTGCCCGTTGCCCAGGGTTATCTTTCCGGTGGTTATGTGATAGTAATGGCCAGCCAGCTTATCTGCGGTGGTGTGACCACGGCCTATGTTGCGGCGCTGATCTCCCTCATTGGTCTGGGCATTGCCAATCGTGGAAATCCCCTGCGCACCACCCTGTTCATCAGTGCTCAGCATGTTCTGGCCGCCACCGGAGCGGCAACTTTTTTTGAGTTAACCACGGGTACCGTTCTGCCCCTGGTGGTCTATACCTTGGCCTACTTTTTAATTAACCACCTGCTGGTTTATTTTTATTTACTGCCCAAGCGCAGTGACTATCCTGATTTGCTTGGCTGGGAGGCACTGGGCTGGGATGGTTTGACATATTTAATTACCGCACCCTATGGGGCGCTGCTGGCCATGGTTTATCTTAAGCTGGGTGTCGGTTGGGCCTTGATTTTATTCCTGCCGGTGCCGGTGGTTCAGCTAATTCTGCGGCGGTATGTGCAGCTAGCCGCCTCTAATAGACAGTTAACAGCCCTCTTTCAGGTCTCCAAGGGGTTGCGCCTAAGTGTTGAACCGGCGACTTTTTTCAATCAAATTCTGCAGGAGAGCAGGCGCGTGGTGGATTATCATTCGGCGGTGATATTTTTCTGGTCGGAATCTAGGCAGCTCTTTTTACCCGGTGCCGCCCAGGGGCCACAGAAGGAAGAACTCAGTAACCTGTTGCTCTCTGCCAGCGAAGGGGTAGTGGGACAGGCCGTTGCCACTAAGGAACCGGTGCTCCTGGAAGATGTCAGGAATTTGCTGCCTGAGGCAGCAGCACCCTTCCAGCAGTTTCGTTCAGTGGCGGTGATTCCGCTGTTAGCCCAGGGAGAAGTGAATGGTCTGTTGGTATTGGGGGGGATGAAGCCCTATGCCTTTGACGATAAAGCTGTCCTTTTGCTCAGTATTATCGGCGGCCAGGCAGGTACTGTCATAGCCCGGGATTTGCTGGCAGAAAAAATACAGCATCTTGCAGCCACGGATCGGTTAACAGATTTTCTTACCCACCGCTTATTTTATCGTCAGGTGGTTAAGCACCTGATACAGGCCAACGGTGGGGAAAACCCTGTTTCCCTGTTGTTAATAGATATCGATAATCTCAGGGGGCTTAACTCCCGCCATAGCCATGGCGCAGGGGATGGGGTAATTCAAATGGTGGCCGGGGTGCTGCGGGATATCACCAAACCCACGGATATCTTAGGACGTTACGGCGGCGGTGAATTGGCGGTGCTGGCACCGGGACTGGATAGCACCGAGGCTCTGCGGTTGGCAGAGCAGATTCGTATTGAAGTGAGGGATCGCCGCCTGGTACCCGAGGAAGCCCAGCACCAGGTAACGGTAACGGTTTCCGTTGGGGTAGCAACCTTTCCCCAGGATACCGGCGATCCGGATCAGCTTTTTTTGGGAGCGGAAAAGGCTGTGGCCCGGGCTAAGGAACTGGGGCGGGATCGTACCATTGCCTACAGTCAGCTGATTAAGCAGATGCGGGCTAAATTAGGGAAGAATATAGGTTGA